A single window of Salvia splendens isolate huo1 chromosome 8, SspV2, whole genome shotgun sequence DNA harbors:
- the LOC121744701 gene encoding uncharacterized protein LOC121744701, giving the protein MVKQKDTLDTTVDQKNLIAQFLLQCTIEGNLPFGSKKKAATTFGVSYMTVRRIWAAAMEQVAKGEPIQFKSNKKGKQHADLLLIDEAKFRSLSVLERTTIRKMASKLEVSKSLVGVWIKQGKLRPHTNAIKSQLSEAIKIARMKWSLSQLRLDNNLDKMFYNSMQNVVHIDEKWFYMTKASDRYYLLPDEIEPYRSIQSKRFINKVMFMCAVSRPHFDSNGELLFDGKYGIFPFTTQVAAQRNSKNRVRGTLETKPINSVNKEIMKDCIINQIVPAIKAK; this is encoded by the exons ATGGTAAAACAGAAAGACACCCTTGATACCACCGTGGACCAAAAAAATTTAATCGCCCAGTTTCTTCTACAATGTACCATTGAGGGAAATCTTCCTTTTGGATCAAAGAAGAAGGCAGCAACAACATTTGGAGTCAGCTACATGACAGTTCGTCGCATTTGGGCAGCAGCAATGGAGCAGGTTGCAAAAGGAGAGCCAATACAATTCAAGTCAAATAAGAAAGGCAAACAACATGCAGATTTACTATTGATTGATGAAGCTAAATTCAGGTCTCTGTCAGTGTTAGAAAGAACAACCATAAGAAAGATGGCTTCAAAGCTTGAGGTCAGTAAATCACTTGTAGGTGTATGGATTAAACAGGGAAAACTAAGGCCACACACAAATGCAATTAAATCTCAACTTTCAGAAGCAATTAAGATTGCTAGGATGAAATGGAGTTTGAGTCAGCTGAGGTTAGACAATAATTTGGATAAGATGTTTTACAACAGCATGCAAAACGTAGTTCATATTGACGAGAAGTGGTTTTACATGACCAAAGCATCAGATAGATACTACCTTCTCCCCGATGAAATTGAGCCCTATAGGTCCATCCAATCAAAAAGgttcatcaataaagttatgttcATGTGTGCCGTAAGCAGGCCACACTTTGATAGTAATGGTGAATTGCTATTTGATGGGAAGTATGGAATTTTTCCATTTACTACTCAAGTGGCAGCACAACGAAACTCCAAGAATAGAGTTAGGGGTACATTAGAGACTAAGCCAATCAATTCAGTGAACAAAGAAATCATGAAAGACTGCATCATTAATCAG ATTGTTCCAGCCATAAAAGCAAAATGA
- the LOC121744702 gene encoding DNA repair protein RAD51 homolog 2-like, whose protein sequence is MANKLISEMGLPKSIANVFSARNILTAKDASSLSEFELMELMDVGLEEVMAAVLRISEISCPPYQTALSLLEQRNHNEYLAGHLPTGLIGLDEALCGGIPFGVVTEFVGPSGIGKTRFCLKLALLASLPTSHGGLGGRVIYIDVESKFSSRRHGSTGRILVLQPASLSEFTESLQKLKVSLLQHDVKLLIIDSMTALPSGEYGQGPPKLGWHISFIKSLAECCRIPVVVTNQVRSQVRDEASRYVFQGHVRADTLEDTSKVEYHLVAALGIHWAHAVSIHLVLESRSGKRLIKIAKSSISPSLGFFFRIDASGISFLNNEGEEMTGPEANSIHCQGQSGIINYGHEALQ, encoded by the exons ATGGCGAACAAGCTAATCAGCGAGATGGGGCTCCCCAAATCGATAGCTAACGTATTTTCTGCTCGGAATATCCTCACCGCCAAG GATGCATCGTCACTAAGTGAGTTTGAGTTAATGGAGTTGATGGATGTTGGATTGGAAGAGGTTATGGCGGCAGTCTTACGCATTAGTGAAATTTCATGTCCACCTTATCAAACT GCTTTGTCGTTGCTGGAGCAGCGAAACCACAATGAGTACCTAGCAGGTCATCTCCCCACTGGCTTAATAGGTCTTGATGAAGCTCTGTGTGGTGGAATACCATTTGGCGTTGTGACTGAGTTTGTTGGTCCTTCAGGGATAGGGAAAACACga ttctgcctGAAGCTTGCTTTGCTTGCATCACTGCCTACTTCTCATGGAGGGTTAGGTGGCCGAGTAATATATATTGATGTGGAATCCAAATTTAGTTCAAGAAG GCATGGCTCAACAG GAAGAATTCTGGTTCTGCAGCCAGCATCATTATCTGAATTCACCGAAAG CTTGCAGAAATTAAAGGTTTCTCTCCTCCAGCATGATGTAAAGCTGCTTATCATTGACAGCATGACAGCACTCCCTTCTGG GGAATATGGCCAGGGACCCCCTAAACTAGGTTGGCACATCTCTTTTATCAA GTCCTTAGCAGAATGTTGTCGGATTCCTGTGGTGGTGACCAATCAAGTAAGATCTCAAGTTCGTGATGAAGCCTCCCGATATGTATTCCAAG GGCACGTCAGAGCCGACACtttagaagacacttcaaaagTTGAATATCATCTTGTTGCTGCTCTGGGAATTCACTGGGCTCATGCAGTTAGCATACATTTAGTTCTAGAATCTAGATCAG GAAAAAGGCTTATAAAGATAGCAAAATCTTCTATATCTCCATCTCTGGGGTTTTTCTTCAGAATAGATGCATCTGGGATCTCGTTTCTTAACAATGAAGGAGAGGAAATGACTGGTCCGGAAGCAAACTCTATTCATTGCCAAG GCCAGAGTGGTATAATCAACTATGGTCATGAAGCACTGCAATAA